The Anolis carolinensis isolate JA03-04 chromosome 2, rAnoCar3.1.pri, whole genome shotgun sequence genome has a window encoding:
- the kank1 gene encoding KN motif and ankyrin repeat domain-containing protein 1 isoform X1, producing MAHPVNINGGSTEKDENALNGEDERDQKDPYFVETPYGYQLDLDFLKYVEDIQKGNTIKKLNIQKKRKVIPPFATVKNTTPSQYSGWTSNESLSSSNSDDNKHSSSFCAARSPAAAATSFSTRPSLSFEASPSFLTIPESKQLFPPSPQLPRHNLHVTKTLMETRRRLEQEKMAMQASPGDTRRPRLSSFGAMGSTGSLPSFVGSSGPNQVSHPFQNGYQGNGDYSLHLASSLGSSIRHSPLSSGISTPVTNVSPVHLQHIREQMAIALKRLKELEEQVKTIPVLQVKISVLQEEKRQIMAKLKNQRIVNQNDTGHFRKRSYSAGNAEHWKNLSPARGGGELYIDCEDDAGSIEQSSERIEEFRQLTAEMQALEKKIQDSSYDNPASMRVNRASVMKENRSVAVGTDESMDNIVVYNRALRAFRDIAVGTELVTKDFVAGVTEGMLGLSTEAEREIDLQHQTIEALKDKIYRLEVQLRETTHDREMTKLKHELQAAGSRKKLDKALMAQPLLFSRAVEAVVQTRDQMVGDRVDIVDSSVGSSLQMSNVGVLCKPMLTNSAVGPDMPMNWWIVKDREDMRDQCIGSSVETCNQCVGTEISICETGVNTEESVDRLSLCKTELKIKEVRSIGCGACFPVNETISCSTNTETSCKSDSGVMAVPCTATQGTNTVLEKTDQLTNTEVATVTDSSTNTFLSTYDKQTNTVIVEMRTVAVGDGRVKDVNAAAKTRSIGVGTLLSTTSSFDRSSLTKTKDCGVGQININENYLVGLKMRNIACGPPPVSVAPSSTRSIGVGDESVYESENFVLDCPLPLPEMKTGLDHYIERVQKLVQEQQMLLAENYAELADAFGEPHSQIGSLNSQIISTLSSINNVMKYASTEELRNLDVPKQCIDRAAETEDNLPNTPHGSSTSSSLKLKLGHEIGTISEEKTAVQGTGQDWKPSPSQDKTMSPINLTDDQLASGLYVCTSDSMLKSIMKKKDGKKEENAKKNLQFVGINGGYETTSSDDSSSEESSSSESDDECVENEYGQIEENGSLLNAEERHGLNREEKSARVEGVVQDQEPEPEKVEIRERYELSEKMLSACQLLKSSIDDPKAMNSKETRFCLNTIQHEWFRVSSQKSAVPAMVGDYIAAFEEVSPVVLRHIINMADGNGNTALHYSVSHSNFEIVKLLLDANVCNVNHQNKAGYTPIMLAALAAVDAEKDMRIVEELFACGDVNAKASQAGQTALMLAVSHGRIDMVKALLACRADVNIQDDEGSTALMCASEHGHVEIVKLLLAQSGCNGTLEDNDGSTALSIALEAGHKDIAVLLYAHANFSKTQSPGTPRLGRKPSPGPAHRSPFDC from the exons AAAAAGATGAAAATGCTTTGAACGGGGAAGATGAGAGAGATCAGAAAGATCCCTATTTTGTGGAAACGCCGTATGGTTACCAGCTTGACTTGGATTTCCTCAAATATGTGGAGGATATACAGAAGGGGAATACTATAAAAAAGCTGAACATACAGAAAAAGAGGAAAGTGATACCACCTTTTGCAACTGTGAAAAACACCACCCCTAGCCAATACAGTGGATGGACATCAAATGAATCCCTTTCTTCTTCCAACAGCGATGACAACAAACATTCATCTTCTTTCTGTGCAGCACGGAGTCCAGCAGCAGCCGCTACCTCTTTCTCCACAAGGCCATCCTTGTCCTTTGAGGCCTCTCCAAGTTTTCTAACTATTCCTGAAAGCAAACAACTATTTCCTCCCTCACCGCAGTTGCCTAGGCACAACCTTCATGTTACAAAAACACTAATGGAGACTCGAAGAAGACTGGAGCAGGAAAAGATGGCAATGCAAGCAAGTCCAGGAGACACTCGGAGGCCAAGGCTTTCCAGTTTTGGAGCCATGGGCTCAACAGGCTCACTTCCTTCCTTTGTAGGATCCAGTGGACCTAACCAAGTATCCCATCCGTTTCAGAATGGGTATCAGGGCAATGGAGATTACAGTCTCCACCTAGCATCTTCTTTGGGTAGTTCCATCCGGCACAGCCCATTGAGTTCAGGTATATCAACGCCTGTGACTAATGTGAGCCCAGTCCATCTGCAGCACATTAGGGAACAAATGGCCATTGCCCTCAAACGCCTCAAAGAACTTGAAGAGCAAGTCAAAACTATCCCTGTGCTCCAGGTAAAGATTTCAGTATTGCAGGAAGAGAAAAGACAGATAATGGCAAAGCTCAAAAACCAAAGAATAGTTAACCAGAATGACACCGGCCATTTCAGAAAAAGATCTTATAGTGCAGGAAATGCAGAACACTGGAAGAATCTTTCCCCAGCAAGAGGAGGTGGGGAACTCTATATAGACTGTGAGGATGATGCAGGGAGTATAGAACAGAGCTCAGAGAGGATAGAAGAATTTAGGCAGTTGACTGCTGAAATGCAAGCTTTGGAGAAGAAAATACAGGACAGTAGTTATGATAATCCAGCAAGCATGCGAGTGAACCGAGCAAGTGTTATGAAAGAAAACAGGTCAGTTGCTGTAGGTACAGATGAAAGTATGGACAACATTGTTGTGTACAACAGGGCTTTGAGAGCCTTTAGGGATATAGCAGTAGGAACAGAACTTGTGACTAAAGATTTTGTTGCTGGGGTGACAGAAGGGATGCTTGGTCTCTCTACAGAAGCTGAGAGAGAAATAGACCTCCAGCACCAGACCATTGAAGCCCTTAAAGACAAAATTTACCGGCTGGAGGTTCAGCTGAGGGAAACCACTCACGATAGAGAGATGACCAAATTAAAACATGAGCTGCAGGCAGCTGGGTCCAGGAAAAAATTGGACAAGGCACTGATGGCTCAGCCCCTCCTCTTCAGCAGAGCAGTGGAAGCAGTAGTACAAACAAGAGACCAAATGGTGGGAGACCGTGTAGATATTGTTGATTCCTCTGTGGGGAGTTCTCTCCAAATGTCTAATGTTGGAGTATTGTGTAAGCCTATGTTAACAAATTCAGCTGTGGGTCCAGATATGCCCATGAATTGGTGGATTGTGAAGGATAGAGAAGACATGCGTGACCAGTGCATTGGCAGCTCTGTTGAGACATGCAACCAGTGTGTGGGCACAGAAATTAGCATCTGCGAAACTGGGGTCAATACAGAAGAGTCTGTAGACAGACTAAGCCTGTGTAAAACTGAACTGAAAATCAAAGAAGTGCGGTCAATAGGTTGTGGAGCGTGTTTTCCAGTAAATGAAACCATCTCATGCAGCACAAACACAGAGACTTCTTGCAAATCGGATTCTGGAGTAATGGCAGTGCCTTGTACAGCTACCCAGGGAACCAATACAGTATTAGAAAAGACTGACCAACTGACCAACACAGAAGTAGCTACTGTTACAGATTCCAGCACCAACACTTTTCTGAGCACTTACGATAAACAGACAAACACTGTGATTGTGGAGATGAGGACTGTGGCTGTTGGAGACGGCAGAGTCAAGGATGTGAATGCAGCTGCTAAAACCCGTTCAATTGGTGTGGGAACTCTGCTGTCGACCACTTCTAGTTTTGACAGATCTTCCCTCACAAAGACCAAAGACTGTGGAGTGGGGCAAATCAATATCAATGAGAACTACCTAGTTGGCCTCAAAATGAGAAACATTGCCTGTGGTCCTCCTCCAGTGTCCGTGGCACCATCCAGCACTAGAAGCATCGGTGTTGGGGACGAGTCTGTGTATGAGTCAGAGAACTTTGTGCTGGATTGCCCGCTTCCTCTGCCTGAGATGAAGACTGGTTTGGATCACTACATTGAACGAGTTCAAAAGCTTGTTCAAGAGCAGCAGATGCTACTTGCAGAGAACTATGCTGAGCTAGCAGATGCGTTTGGAGAACCTCACTCACAAATTGGCTCTCTTAATTCTCAGATCATCAGCACTCTGTCATCCATCAACAATGTTATGAAATATGCAAGCACGGAGGAACTGCGAAACCTAGATGTGCCGAAACAGTGCATAGACCGAGCTGCTGAAACAG AGGATAATTTGCCAAACACTCCACATGGTAGTTCAACTTCAAGTTCCCTAAAGTTGAAGTTAGGACATGAAATTGGGACCATAAGTGAGGAGAAGACAGCTGTACAAGGAACAGGACAGGACTGGAAACCCTCACCTTCCCAAGACAAGACAATGTCTCCAATTAATCTCACCGATGATCAGCTTGCCTCAGGGCTTTATG TATGTACGAGTGATAGCATGTTGAAGTCCATCATGAAGAAAAAGGATGGGaaaaaagaggagaatgcaaagaaGAATCTGCAGTTTGTTGGTATAAATGGAGG ATATGAAACAACATCAAGTGATGATTCCAGTTCAGAAGAGAGTTCCTCTTCAGAGTCTGATGATGAGTGTGTTGAGAATGAATATGGTCAGATTGAAGAGAATGGCAGTTTGCTCAATGCGGAAGAACGTCATGGACTGAACAGGGAAGAGAAGTCTGCGAGAGTGGAAGGAGTAGTGCAGGACCAAGAGCCTGAGCCTGAAAAAGTGGAAATCCGTGAGAG ATATGAACTGAGTGAAAAGATGCTCTCCGCATGTCAGCTTCTTAAAAGTAGCATTGACGATCCCAAGGCCATGAACAGCAAAGAGACA CGATTTTGTTTAAACACCATCCAACACGAGTGGTTTCGTGTGTCCAGCCAGAAGTCGGCTGTTCCTGCAATGGTTGGGGACTACATTGCTGCTTTTGAAGAGGTTTCTCCTGTAGTTCTTAGACACATTATCAACATGGCAGATGGGAATGGAAACACAGCTCTCCACTACAGTGTTTCTCACTCTAATTTTGAAATTGTGAAGTTGCTTTTAGATGCAA ATGTCTGCAACGTAAATCACCAGAACAAGGCTGGCTATACCCCCATTATGCTGGCTGCTCTTGCAGCTGTGGATGCTGAGAAAGACATGAGAATTGTGGAAGAGCTCTTCGCCTGTGGAGATGTGAATGCCAAAGCCAGTCAG
- the kank1 gene encoding KN motif and ankyrin repeat domain-containing protein 1 isoform X2 codes for METRRRLEQEKMAMQASPGDTRRPRLSSFGAMGSTGSLPSFVGSSGPNQVSHPFQNGYQGNGDYSLHLASSLGSSIRHSPLSSGISTPVTNVSPVHLQHIREQMAIALKRLKELEEQVKTIPVLQVKISVLQEEKRQIMAKLKNQRIVNQNDTGHFRKRSYSAGNAEHWKNLSPARGGGELYIDCEDDAGSIEQSSERIEEFRQLTAEMQALEKKIQDSSYDNPASMRVNRASVMKENRSVAVGTDESMDNIVVYNRALRAFRDIAVGTELVTKDFVAGVTEGMLGLSTEAEREIDLQHQTIEALKDKIYRLEVQLRETTHDREMTKLKHELQAAGSRKKLDKALMAQPLLFSRAVEAVVQTRDQMVGDRVDIVDSSVGSSLQMSNVGVLCKPMLTNSAVGPDMPMNWWIVKDREDMRDQCIGSSVETCNQCVGTEISICETGVNTEESVDRLSLCKTELKIKEVRSIGCGACFPVNETISCSTNTETSCKSDSGVMAVPCTATQGTNTVLEKTDQLTNTEVATVTDSSTNTFLSTYDKQTNTVIVEMRTVAVGDGRVKDVNAAAKTRSIGVGTLLSTTSSFDRSSLTKTKDCGVGQININENYLVGLKMRNIACGPPPVSVAPSSTRSIGVGDESVYESENFVLDCPLPLPEMKTGLDHYIERVQKLVQEQQMLLAENYAELADAFGEPHSQIGSLNSQIISTLSSINNVMKYASTEELRNLDVPKQCIDRAAETEDNLPNTPHGSSTSSSLKLKLGHEIGTISEEKTAVQGTGQDWKPSPSQDKTMSPINLTDDQLASGLYVCTSDSMLKSIMKKKDGKKEENAKKNLQFVGINGGYETTSSDDSSSEESSSSESDDECVENEYGQIEENGSLLNAEERHGLNREEKSARVEGVVQDQEPEPEKVEIRERYELSEKMLSACQLLKSSIDDPKAMNSKETRFCLNTIQHEWFRVSSQKSAVPAMVGDYIAAFEEVSPVVLRHIINMADGNGNTALHYSVSHSNFEIVKLLLDANVCNVNHQNKAGYTPIMLAALAAVDAEKDMRIVEELFACGDVNAKASQDGSTALSIALEAGHKDIAVLLYAHANFSKTQSPGTPRLGRKPSPGPAHRSPFDC; via the exons ATGGAGACTCGAAGAAGACTGGAGCAGGAAAAGATGGCAATGCAAGCAAGTCCAGGAGACACTCGGAGGCCAAGGCTTTCCAGTTTTGGAGCCATGGGCTCAACAGGCTCACTTCCTTCCTTTGTAGGATCCAGTGGACCTAACCAAGTATCCCATCCGTTTCAGAATGGGTATCAGGGCAATGGAGATTACAGTCTCCACCTAGCATCTTCTTTGGGTAGTTCCATCCGGCACAGCCCATTGAGTTCAGGTATATCAACGCCTGTGACTAATGTGAGCCCAGTCCATCTGCAGCACATTAGGGAACAAATGGCCATTGCCCTCAAACGCCTCAAAGAACTTGAAGAGCAAGTCAAAACTATCCCTGTGCTCCAGGTAAAGATTTCAGTATTGCAGGAAGAGAAAAGACAGATAATGGCAAAGCTCAAAAACCAAAGAATAGTTAACCAGAATGACACCGGCCATTTCAGAAAAAGATCTTATAGTGCAGGAAATGCAGAACACTGGAAGAATCTTTCCCCAGCAAGAGGAGGTGGGGAACTCTATATAGACTGTGAGGATGATGCAGGGAGTATAGAACAGAGCTCAGAGAGGATAGAAGAATTTAGGCAGTTGACTGCTGAAATGCAAGCTTTGGAGAAGAAAATACAGGACAGTAGTTATGATAATCCAGCAAGCATGCGAGTGAACCGAGCAAGTGTTATGAAAGAAAACAGGTCAGTTGCTGTAGGTACAGATGAAAGTATGGACAACATTGTTGTGTACAACAGGGCTTTGAGAGCCTTTAGGGATATAGCAGTAGGAACAGAACTTGTGACTAAAGATTTTGTTGCTGGGGTGACAGAAGGGATGCTTGGTCTCTCTACAGAAGCTGAGAGAGAAATAGACCTCCAGCACCAGACCATTGAAGCCCTTAAAGACAAAATTTACCGGCTGGAGGTTCAGCTGAGGGAAACCACTCACGATAGAGAGATGACCAAATTAAAACATGAGCTGCAGGCAGCTGGGTCCAGGAAAAAATTGGACAAGGCACTGATGGCTCAGCCCCTCCTCTTCAGCAGAGCAGTGGAAGCAGTAGTACAAACAAGAGACCAAATGGTGGGAGACCGTGTAGATATTGTTGATTCCTCTGTGGGGAGTTCTCTCCAAATGTCTAATGTTGGAGTATTGTGTAAGCCTATGTTAACAAATTCAGCTGTGGGTCCAGATATGCCCATGAATTGGTGGATTGTGAAGGATAGAGAAGACATGCGTGACCAGTGCATTGGCAGCTCTGTTGAGACATGCAACCAGTGTGTGGGCACAGAAATTAGCATCTGCGAAACTGGGGTCAATACAGAAGAGTCTGTAGACAGACTAAGCCTGTGTAAAACTGAACTGAAAATCAAAGAAGTGCGGTCAATAGGTTGTGGAGCGTGTTTTCCAGTAAATGAAACCATCTCATGCAGCACAAACACAGAGACTTCTTGCAAATCGGATTCTGGAGTAATGGCAGTGCCTTGTACAGCTACCCAGGGAACCAATACAGTATTAGAAAAGACTGACCAACTGACCAACACAGAAGTAGCTACTGTTACAGATTCCAGCACCAACACTTTTCTGAGCACTTACGATAAACAGACAAACACTGTGATTGTGGAGATGAGGACTGTGGCTGTTGGAGACGGCAGAGTCAAGGATGTGAATGCAGCTGCTAAAACCCGTTCAATTGGTGTGGGAACTCTGCTGTCGACCACTTCTAGTTTTGACAGATCTTCCCTCACAAAGACCAAAGACTGTGGAGTGGGGCAAATCAATATCAATGAGAACTACCTAGTTGGCCTCAAAATGAGAAACATTGCCTGTGGTCCTCCTCCAGTGTCCGTGGCACCATCCAGCACTAGAAGCATCGGTGTTGGGGACGAGTCTGTGTATGAGTCAGAGAACTTTGTGCTGGATTGCCCGCTTCCTCTGCCTGAGATGAAGACTGGTTTGGATCACTACATTGAACGAGTTCAAAAGCTTGTTCAAGAGCAGCAGATGCTACTTGCAGAGAACTATGCTGAGCTAGCAGATGCGTTTGGAGAACCTCACTCACAAATTGGCTCTCTTAATTCTCAGATCATCAGCACTCTGTCATCCATCAACAATGTTATGAAATATGCAAGCACGGAGGAACTGCGAAACCTAGATGTGCCGAAACAGTGCATAGACCGAGCTGCTGAAACAG AGGATAATTTGCCAAACACTCCACATGGTAGTTCAACTTCAAGTTCCCTAAAGTTGAAGTTAGGACATGAAATTGGGACCATAAGTGAGGAGAAGACAGCTGTACAAGGAACAGGACAGGACTGGAAACCCTCACCTTCCCAAGACAAGACAATGTCTCCAATTAATCTCACCGATGATCAGCTTGCCTCAGGGCTTTATG TATGTACGAGTGATAGCATGTTGAAGTCCATCATGAAGAAAAAGGATGGGaaaaaagaggagaatgcaaagaaGAATCTGCAGTTTGTTGGTATAAATGGAGG ATATGAAACAACATCAAGTGATGATTCCAGTTCAGAAGAGAGTTCCTCTTCAGAGTCTGATGATGAGTGTGTTGAGAATGAATATGGTCAGATTGAAGAGAATGGCAGTTTGCTCAATGCGGAAGAACGTCATGGACTGAACAGGGAAGAGAAGTCTGCGAGAGTGGAAGGAGTAGTGCAGGACCAAGAGCCTGAGCCTGAAAAAGTGGAAATCCGTGAGAG ATATGAACTGAGTGAAAAGATGCTCTCCGCATGTCAGCTTCTTAAAAGTAGCATTGACGATCCCAAGGCCATGAACAGCAAAGAGACA CGATTTTGTTTAAACACCATCCAACACGAGTGGTTTCGTGTGTCCAGCCAGAAGTCGGCTGTTCCTGCAATGGTTGGGGACTACATTGCTGCTTTTGAAGAGGTTTCTCCTGTAGTTCTTAGACACATTATCAACATGGCAGATGGGAATGGAAACACAGCTCTCCACTACAGTGTTTCTCACTCTAATTTTGAAATTGTGAAGTTGCTTTTAGATGCAA ATGTCTGCAACGTAAATCACCAGAACAAGGCTGGCTATACCCCCATTATGCTGGCTGCTCTTGCAGCTGTGGATGCTGAGAAAGACATGAGAATTGTGGAAGAGCTCTTCGCCTGTGGAGATGTGAATGCCAAAGCCAGTCAG